From one Candidatus Methanoplasma termitum genomic stretch:
- the dnaG gene encoding DNA primase DnaG: protein MNIDPNATKYMIKAKITADGIVEKPDVVGAIFGQTEGLLGEDLDLRDLQKTGRIGRIEVEVVSKGGKSEGIVYVSSSLDQVETVLIASSLETIDRVGPCKANIRVLGIEDVRVIKREKVVERAKELLNDMISQSKGSSADLTLSIRQSIQVEEITTYGKDKCPAGPGIKDSESLIIVEGRSDVLNLLKAGIKNAIAVEGTNIPQTVRDLSREKVTTAFVDGDRGGELILRELFQTSEIDFVARAPRAHEVEELSSKQLVKCLRNKVPGDQYMEMNGLVTEEKELSSNDEERSKVREAREPRDDRNNKRDRNEKGLRREREQDEQESRKGRGHDRHDDDSKKGQGRDRFNSNNVEKFRKKTEEPAKEEPSEEADVESDEPKEERPRKGRAPRSNDDDNKKQAAGRSLRGKKDRNTKTLSPEQEAFRDMLLDMSSTHNAKLLSEDNSVIKEIAVKNLVNSLKDGVESISSIVFDGVISQRILDVSIEKGIRTIVGTRKGNITKMPADVAIFTKEDLY from the coding sequence ATGAACATTGATCCGAACGCAACGAAATATATGATAAAAGCGAAGATCACAGCAGACGGCATCGTCGAAAAACCCGACGTCGTCGGCGCCATCTTCGGACAGACAGAAGGACTTTTGGGAGAAGATCTCGATCTCAGGGATCTCCAGAAGACGGGAAGGATAGGAAGGATCGAGGTGGAGGTCGTTTCCAAAGGCGGAAAGTCCGAGGGAATTGTCTACGTCTCATCCAGTCTCGACCAGGTCGAGACTGTCCTGATAGCATCTTCTCTTGAAACGATTGACAGGGTCGGTCCCTGCAAAGCGAACATCAGGGTCCTCGGTATAGAGGATGTCCGCGTGATAAAGAGAGAGAAAGTGGTCGAGCGTGCGAAAGAGCTGCTCAACGATATGATCTCTCAATCGAAGGGATCGTCCGCAGACCTTACGTTAAGCATAAGGCAGAGCATACAGGTCGAGGAGATCACAACATACGGCAAGGATAAATGCCCGGCGGGCCCGGGAATAAAGGATTCCGAATCATTAATAATAGTCGAGGGCAGATCCGATGTCCTTAACCTTCTGAAAGCGGGAATAAAGAACGCCATCGCCGTTGAGGGAACGAACATCCCGCAGACGGTCAGGGATCTCTCCCGTGAGAAGGTCACCACCGCATTCGTCGACGGCGACAGAGGCGGAGAATTGATCCTCAGAGAGCTTTTCCAGACCTCCGAGATAGACTTCGTAGCCCGTGCGCCGCGTGCACACGAGGTCGAAGAACTGTCATCCAAACAGTTGGTTAAGTGCCTGCGCAACAAGGTCCCCGGCGACCAGTACATGGAGATGAACGGGCTCGTCACCGAAGAGAAGGAACTCTCCTCTAACGACGAAGAAAGATCGAAGGTCCGCGAGGCGCGTGAACCGCGCGACGACCGCAACAACAAGAGAGACCGCAACGAAAAAGGCCTGAGGCGCGAGCGCGAACAGGACGAACAGGAGTCCAGAAAGGGACGCGGCCACGACCGCCATGACGACGACTCTAAGAAAGGTCAGGGACGCGACAGATTCAATTCCAACAACGTTGAGAAGTTCAGGAAGAAGACGGAAGAGCCTGCGAAGGAAGAGCCTTCCGAAGAAGCCGATGTGGAAAGCGACGAACCGAAGGAGGAAAGACCCAGAAAAGGACGTGCGCCCAGATCCAACGACGACGATAATAAAAAACAGGCTGCGGGAAGAAGCCTCCGCGGAAAGAAGGACAGGAACACCAAGACCCTATCTCCCGAGCAGGAGGCCTTCAGAGATATGCTCCTGGATATGTCCTCGACCCACAACGCCAAACTGCTCTCCGAGGACAACTCAGTGATCAAGGAGATCGCTGTGAAGAATCTCGTCAACTCTCTCAAGGACGGTGTGGAGAGCATCTCCTCCATTGTCTTCGACGGAGTGATATCACAGAGGATTCTGGATGTTTCGATCGAAAAAGGAATAAGGACGATCGTGGGAACACGCAAAGGCAACATCACCAAGATGCCTGCCGACGTCGCAATCTTTACCAAAGAAGACCTGTATTAA
- a CDS encoding ATP-binding protein, translating to MKGKKAADSWEEIKGVESTGDIIIPSDPLDRVLGQEEAIHLAKIAAIQRRHLLLVGPPGTGKSMIARALSMNLPKPKEEIRIVKNPENPERPFLEVLDESQVNDEDSIRAESVGKLLRPEDVQRNIAERLGYLCKNCGKYSLPADTTCPFCSKSKMDTGPNSNPFGDLLSGMLEAAMPQGVTTGRERVHTTRTLPDGTEEMIIFERAGDRIRQLDSKALEKRNQLNKKSNQKVLVKLNRNPFVLATGASETELLGDVRHDPYGGHEKLGSPAYERVTAGSIHEAHEGILFIDEISHLGNLQRYILTAMQEKKFPIVGHNPQSAGASVKVEDVPCDFILVAACNIQDLENILSPLRSRIIGGGYEILVDTAMPDNPRNRAKYAQFVAQEVLMDGHIPHATIEAVEAIIAEGRHRAKSDNQPNALTLRLRELGGLIRAAGDIAVMENAPLITANMIREARKRSRPVEDQIKERYGSYMKGVSKDVSGAQKEKSQYYFENEHLDDQMFN from the coding sequence ATGAAGGGCAAAAAAGCGGCTGATTCATGGGAAGAGATCAAAGGGGTCGAAAGCACGGGAGATATTATCATCCCCTCCGACCCCCTTGACCGCGTCCTCGGTCAGGAAGAGGCGATACACCTTGCGAAGATCGCTGCGATCCAACGCAGACATCTTCTTCTGGTGGGTCCTCCCGGTACCGGAAAGTCCATGATCGCCCGCGCCCTTTCCATGAACCTTCCCAAACCAAAAGAGGAGATCAGGATCGTCAAGAATCCTGAGAATCCTGAAAGACCTTTTTTAGAGGTGCTTGACGAAAGCCAGGTGAACGACGAGGACAGCATAAGAGCGGAATCCGTCGGTAAGCTTCTGAGACCGGAGGATGTTCAGAGGAACATCGCAGAAAGATTGGGATATCTGTGCAAGAACTGCGGGAAATATTCCCTTCCCGCCGACACCACGTGTCCTTTCTGCAGCAAGAGCAAGATGGATACCGGTCCCAACTCCAACCCGTTCGGCGATCTGCTGAGCGGAATGCTTGAGGCGGCGATGCCTCAGGGCGTCACCACCGGAAGGGAGCGCGTACACACCACAAGAACTCTTCCGGACGGGACCGAGGAGATGATCATCTTCGAGCGTGCGGGGGACCGCATAAGGCAGCTGGACAGCAAAGCCCTCGAAAAGAGGAACCAGCTTAACAAGAAATCCAACCAGAAGGTTCTGGTGAAGCTTAACAGGAATCCCTTTGTACTTGCGACCGGCGCATCCGAGACCGAACTTCTCGGGGACGTCAGACATGATCCGTACGGAGGCCATGAGAAACTCGGCAGCCCGGCTTATGAAAGGGTGACCGCGGGATCCATTCACGAAGCTCACGAGGGGATCCTTTTTATTGATGAGATCTCACATCTCGGTAATCTGCAGAGATACATCCTGACGGCAATGCAGGAGAAGAAATTCCCCATCGTAGGACATAACCCTCAATCAGCAGGCGCAAGCGTCAAGGTGGAAGATGTCCCGTGCGATTTCATTCTTGTCGCCGCATGCAACATTCAGGACCTGGAGAACATACTCTCACCATTGAGGTCCAGGATAATCGGCGGAGGATATGAGATACTGGTCGACACCGCAATGCCCGACAACCCGCGCAACCGCGCCAAATATGCACAATTCGTCGCTCAAGAGGTTCTCATGGACGGACACATCCCTCATGCCACCATCGAAGCGGTGGAGGCCATCATCGCAGAAGGCAGACACCGTGCCAAATCCGACAACCAGCCCAACGCGCTCACATTACGGCTGAGGGAACTCGGAGGCTTGATCAGAGCGGCAGGAGATATCGCTGTTATGGAGAACGCACCGCTGATAACCGCAAACATGATCAGAGAGGCCAGAAAGAGGTCCAGACCCGTTGAGGATCAGATCAAAGAGAGATACGGCTCATACATGAAGGGTGTTTCGAAGGACGTTTCCGGTGCGCAAAAAGAAAAGTCACAGTACTACTTCGAGAACGAACATCTCGACGACCAGATGTTCAACTGA
- a CDS encoding nucleoside triphosphate pyrophosphohydrolase translates to MATRTVNKLVRDKIPSFIMENGEMPNFRILDDDEFLEALNEKLLEEVAEYQESGDLDELADILQVICSIAEILGGGFRELEYLKDEKAVERGGFRSRLFLESIDDMKRS, encoded by the coding sequence ATGGCTACAAGAACCGTGAACAAGCTTGTCAGGGACAAAATACCAAGCTTCATTATGGAGAACGGAGAGATGCCGAATTTCAGGATACTTGATGATGATGAGTTCCTTGAAGCGCTTAATGAAAAATTGCTCGAAGAAGTGGCAGAATATCAGGAATCAGGGGACCTTGACGAGCTGGCCGACATTCTGCAGGTGATATGCTCGATAGCCGAGATACTCGGCGGCGGATTCAGAGAACTGGAATACCTTAAGGATGAGAAGGCCGTAGAACGCGGCGGATTCAGATCCAGATTGTTCCTGGAATCCATCGACGATATGAAGAGGTCATGA
- a CDS encoding GNAT family N-acetyltransferase, whose protein sequence is MLIRQMQVSDIEGAYEILCSSLDEIFVKEVFFLFITGWPSGQLVAVNEFGDIAGFLSGARLTTDKSTISLFAVDPRYRKKGVGRRLMEEFRIRSMMDGRHNIQLELRDSNKIAAEFYKKMGFVPIEYLENFYNDGGNAVRMICSVYRS, encoded by the coding sequence GTGTTGATAAGACAGATGCAGGTCTCGGACATTGAAGGGGCGTACGAGATACTATGCTCTTCACTTGACGAGATATTTGTCAAAGAAGTGTTCTTTCTCTTCATCACCGGGTGGCCGTCAGGACAGCTGGTCGCTGTGAACGAATTCGGAGACATTGCGGGGTTCCTGTCAGGGGCAAGGCTCACAACAGACAAATCGACCATATCGCTTTTTGCCGTCGATCCGAGATATAGGAAGAAAGGCGTCGGAAGAAGACTGATGGAGGAGTTCAGGATCCGCAGCATGATGGACGGCAGACACAACATACAGTTGGAATTAAGGGATTCGAACAAGATCGCAGCCGAATTCTATAAGAAAATGGGATTTGTTCCCATTGAGTACTTGGAAAATTTTTACAACGACGGCGGGAACGCCGTCAGGATGATATGCAGTGTTTACAGATCATGA
- a CDS encoding phospholipase D-like domain-containing protein, with protein sequence MASGDSSSETAEKVLLYEINPFGNYEGLSLFNYGDGDVDLKGWSISDGEGTLTFISGIKIASGARLTLVKAVGADDWFSGRGNTTTFGDERIQKKGSFILANTGDDISLYRNGILRDAVCYGEKHMEIGWSGDPVPLPTNKYVLRIGSNDTDTAADWIYTKPGLTNHSFDPELYFDSVVSPFSFPESQGTPIFKEIENADREILIANYLLTNVNLVALLCGLSAKGVKVRILLDGAPLGNDISTELTLMRSLVDAGAEVYLIDDPVAGNYERYAYFHNKYAVIDGKKVIVTSENWTAGNLSENCSNRGWGAAIESGELSEYMRDVFFSDMNLEFGDVRPLLQCYPGLKPYAGTLTYSAPEQCEIMRYEAKVMPIISPDYSLTAMRYFIENAGSRVYSEQMDLGSSFCTIDDRSPVGWLSAAAERGVDARFILDASAKSRDEIINMINSTTGTKAISIAGKEEFSLIHNKGVIIDDKVWVGSVNWTESSFQNNREFAVVIDSPEVTDFFAGLFIDDWGVNEHTVAEIGLEITIDTFEIDGDRIYVFTVSGPEDSAYTWDVLGDGTLRTSPINKIVCKGLHEGVHTVRVSMDGTGYTAVCDYAVEPIAMPSSENKVNWIPVAAGVAAIAGVGAVIRRRNNNP encoded by the coding sequence ATGGCGTCCGGGGATTCTTCGTCCGAAACGGCGGAGAAGGTGCTGCTGTATGAGATCAATCCCTTTGGTAACTATGAAGGATTATCGTTATTCAATTACGGCGATGGGGATGTGGATCTGAAAGGGTGGTCGATATCGGACGGAGAAGGTACGCTCACTTTCATAAGCGGGATCAAGATAGCATCCGGCGCAAGGCTGACACTCGTAAAGGCCGTCGGCGCAGACGATTGGTTCTCAGGAAGAGGCAACACAACAACGTTCGGCGATGAACGGATCCAAAAGAAAGGCAGTTTCATACTTGCGAATACGGGAGACGACATATCGCTGTATCGTAACGGTATCCTTCGGGATGCGGTCTGCTACGGCGAGAAGCATATGGAAATAGGTTGGTCGGGGGATCCGGTCCCTCTTCCTACAAATAAATATGTACTCAGAATAGGCTCGAACGATACTGATACAGCAGCAGACTGGATATACACAAAACCGGGTCTGACGAATCATTCCTTCGACCCGGAGCTGTACTTTGATTCTGTTGTTTCTCCGTTCAGTTTCCCCGAATCTCAGGGCACTCCGATTTTCAAAGAGATCGAGAATGCCGATCGAGAGATACTTATAGCAAACTACCTGTTGACAAACGTAAATCTGGTCGCGTTGCTTTGCGGGTTGTCGGCGAAAGGAGTGAAGGTCCGCATCCTCCTGGACGGTGCGCCGCTCGGAAACGACATCAGCACAGAGCTCACACTGATGAGATCGTTGGTCGACGCCGGGGCCGAGGTGTATCTGATCGACGACCCCGTCGCCGGGAACTATGAACGCTATGCCTATTTTCATAATAAGTATGCTGTCATCGACGGAAAGAAAGTGATCGTGACATCAGAGAACTGGACGGCCGGGAACCTTAGCGAGAACTGTTCGAACCGCGGATGGGGGGCCGCAATCGAAAGCGGCGAGCTTTCAGAGTATATGAGGGATGTGTTCTTCAGCGACATGAATCTCGAATTTGGGGACGTCCGTCCGCTTTTGCAATGCTACCCGGGTCTCAAACCCTATGCCGGTACGTTGACATACAGTGCACCGGAGCAATGCGAGATAATGAGATATGAGGCAAAGGTCATGCCGATAATCTCCCCCGATTACTCTCTGACGGCAATGAGATATTTCATTGAGAATGCAGGATCGAGAGTTTACTCAGAGCAGATGGACCTCGGAAGCTCTTTCTGCACGATAGATGACCGATCGCCGGTCGGATGGTTGTCAGCCGCCGCGGAAAGAGGGGTCGATGCAAGGTTCATTCTCGATGCATCCGCCAAAAGCAGGGATGAAATCATAAATATGATAAATAGCACGACAGGAACCAAAGCGATATCTATAGCCGGCAAAGAGGAGTTCTCACTGATCCATAACAAAGGGGTGATAATCGACGACAAAGTGTGGGTAGGTTCAGTGAACTGGACGGAAAGCTCGTTCCAGAATAACAGGGAGTTCGCGGTCGTTATCGATTCCCCCGAAGTGACCGATTTCTTTGCAGGATTGTTCATAGACGATTGGGGGGTTAACGAGCACACTGTCGCCGAAATAGGTCTGGAGATCACAATTGATACGTTTGAGATCGATGGGGATCGGATATATGTCTTTACGGTCTCGGGCCCTGAGGATTCCGCTTACACTTGGGATGTACTCGGGGACGGCACACTGAGGACCTCACCAATCAATAAGATAGTCTGCAAAGGCCTTCACGAAGGTGTTCACACGGTCAGAGTGTCAATGGACGGAACAGGTTACACTGCCGTCTGTGATTATGCGGTAGAGCCCATCGCGATGCCGTCTTCCGAGAACAAAGTCAACTGGATACCGGTAGCGGCGGGAGTTGCCGCCATTGCCGGTGTCGGGGCGGTGATCAGGAGGAGGAATAATAATCCATGA
- the tpiA gene encoding triose-phosphate isomerase, translating into MKRISKPAIVVNFKAYGEVEKEGAMELARACESVSEETGIAISICPPTVDLSYIARTVSIPVLSQNVDPRAPGSATGWITPSMVKGCGAVGTLINHSEHKVAKNQIGECVELSKGVKLVTIVCADNVQAATQVAEFRPDFVAVEPPELIGGNISVTSANPRIIEETVDAVKGVNGSIAVLCGAGIKTGEDVLKAIELGTSGVLLASGVVKAKDPRVALMDLVKHL; encoded by the coding sequence ATGAAAAGGATATCCAAACCGGCCATCGTGGTGAACTTTAAGGCATATGGGGAGGTCGAGAAAGAGGGCGCAATGGAGCTCGCAAGGGCGTGCGAATCTGTTTCTGAAGAGACCGGGATCGCGATATCTATCTGTCCTCCAACGGTCGATCTCAGCTACATAGCCAGAACAGTCTCGATACCGGTACTGTCACAGAATGTCGATCCCCGCGCACCAGGCTCTGCTACAGGGTGGATCACGCCCTCCATGGTAAAGGGCTGCGGCGCCGTAGGCACATTGATAAACCATTCGGAACACAAGGTGGCAAAGAATCAGATCGGCGAGTGTGTCGAGCTTTCGAAAGGCGTCAAACTGGTCACCATAGTGTGTGCGGATAATGTTCAGGCGGCAACACAGGTCGCGGAGTTCAGACCCGACTTCGTTGCGGTCGAACCTCCGGAGCTTATCGGAGGGAATATTTCCGTTACATCAGCCAACCCGAGAATAATCGAGGAGACCGTCGATGCCGTGAAAGGGGTGAACGGTTCGATAGCGGTACTCTGCGGTGCGGGCATCAAGACAGGCGAAGATGTTCTGAAAGCGATCGAGCTCGGAACATCCGGCGTGCTTCTCGCTTCGGGAGTGGTCAAAGCAAAAGATCCGAGGGTCGCTCTGATGGATCTTGTGAAACATCTCTGA
- a CDS encoding fructose-1,6-bisphosphatase produces MVKEKVTVSVIKADVGSVVGHSRPHPSMMQAAKKILTEKQKQGVLEDFYVTRVGDDINLFMTHYKGENNKEIHGAAWDCFQEATKIAKSMKLYAAGQDILTDAFSGNVKGAGPGSAEMTFEERGSEPMLFFMADKTEPSAYSPILSRIYLDPFTTTGLVVDARAKKGFDVEIHDVLDHKKVVMSSPEETLNILALLGDTSRYAIKRVSSRAGIGPACVVSTDKLNMTAGKYVGKDDPVCICRSQSGLPSVGEYTQPFLMTSWIAGGWMRGSHYGTFYPCSPEDSDPTYFDGPPRICCLGFQLNNGKLQGLEPLNTKGGDHIPVDFFGNPTFDSARANAIKTSKFLRTQGPFTPSILPAEEMEYTSRPEVIKELKSRFESVDEKPVKSVTKKKKDVE; encoded by the coding sequence ATGGTTAAAGAGAAAGTCACAGTGTCAGTCATAAAAGCGGATGTTGGATCGGTCGTCGGACATTCGAGGCCGCATCCCTCTATGATGCAGGCTGCAAAGAAAATTCTTACTGAAAAACAGAAACAAGGTGTCCTTGAAGATTTCTATGTAACACGGGTCGGAGATGATATCAATCTCTTCATGACCCACTATAAAGGCGAGAACAACAAAGAGATACACGGTGCGGCATGGGATTGTTTCCAGGAAGCAACGAAGATCGCCAAATCCATGAAACTCTACGCCGCAGGCCAAGACATACTGACTGACGCATTCTCGGGAAATGTAAAGGGTGCGGGCCCCGGGTCCGCAGAGATGACATTCGAAGAGAGGGGCTCAGAACCTATGCTTTTCTTCATGGCAGACAAAACAGAACCGTCCGCATATTCTCCGATACTGTCCAGGATCTATCTGGATCCCTTCACGACCACAGGATTGGTCGTAGACGCAAGAGCGAAGAAAGGATTCGACGTTGAGATACATGATGTTCTGGATCACAAAAAGGTCGTGATGTCATCACCGGAAGAGACGCTTAATATACTCGCTCTTCTCGGGGACACCTCAAGATATGCGATAAAGAGGGTCTCTTCAAGGGCCGGCATCGGCCCCGCATGTGTCGTCTCAACGGACAAACTCAACATGACCGCAGGGAAATACGTCGGGAAGGACGACCCGGTCTGCATCTGCAGGAGCCAAAGCGGTCTTCCCTCCGTCGGAGAGTATACTCAGCCGTTCCTCATGACGTCCTGGATCGCCGGCGGATGGATGAGAGGCTCCCACTACGGAACATTCTACCCATGCTCTCCGGAGGATTCCGATCCGACATACTTCGACGGACCTCCGAGAATATGCTGTCTCGGATTTCAGCTCAACAACGGCAAACTCCAGGGACTCGAGCCTCTCAACACAAAGGGAGGGGACCACATACCGGTCGACTTCTTCGGGAACCCGACATTCGACTCCGCACGTGCGAATGCTATCAAAACAAGCAAATTCCTCAGGACACAGGGTCCGTTCACACCTTCGATACTGCCCGCGGAAGAAATGGAATACACGTCCAGGCCGGAAGTTATCAAAGAGCTTAAGTCAAGGTTCGAGAGCGTCGACGAGAAGCCCGTGAAGTCCGTCACAAAGAAAAAGAAAGATGTCGAATGA
- the aspS gene encoding aspartate--tRNA(Asn) ligase — protein sequence MTSIRDSGNISKEDGIVTVKGWVQDTRNLGGISFITLRDRHGTLQITMPKKKIEPELFNSLTRLPRESVIAVTGEVKESNQTTIGVELIPSSFILYSEAGVPLPMGVIDKVNVEMDTRLNNRFMDLRKPEIRAVFEIRSLVIELISEAMRENGFVNINTPKIGASGAEGGATLFSVDYFGKPAYLAQSPQLYKQMLMSTGLDRVFELGPAFRAEHSNTNRHVTEFLSFDGEMAWIDREEDIMAMIEKIVDHVLVNLKIRGKKYLDILGKEIDVPKRPYPLLTYTECLKMVIEHGLPLKDGDDLGTEGEKIIGDIMAEKGNELYFIIEYPEEAKPFYIMEKDGTALSFSFDLDYKGQEISSGGQREHRYPELVRRMEKKGLRPEDFGSYLDAFKYGMPPHGGWGIGVDRLVTKILDLPNVREAILFPRDISRLTP from the coding sequence ATGACCTCTATCAGAGACTCCGGGAATATCAGCAAAGAAGACGGGATCGTGACCGTGAAAGGATGGGTCCAGGATACCAGGAACCTTGGCGGCATATCTTTTATCACGTTGAGGGACCGTCACGGCACCCTTCAGATAACTATGCCCAAGAAGAAGATCGAACCTGAACTTTTCAATTCACTGACCAGATTACCCAGGGAATCTGTGATCGCAGTTACCGGAGAGGTGAAAGAGAGCAATCAGACCACTATAGGCGTTGAGCTCATACCCTCATCGTTCATACTTTACAGCGAGGCAGGCGTTCCGCTTCCGATGGGAGTTATCGATAAGGTCAACGTAGAAATGGATACCCGCCTCAACAACAGGTTCATGGACCTCAGGAAACCTGAGATAAGAGCTGTCTTCGAGATCCGATCGTTGGTGATCGAGCTCATCTCGGAAGCGATGAGAGAGAACGGATTCGTGAACATCAACACCCCGAAAATAGGGGCTTCAGGAGCGGAGGGCGGAGCGACATTGTTCAGCGTTGACTATTTCGGAAAACCTGCGTATCTGGCACAGAGCCCCCAATTATACAAACAAATGCTGATGTCCACCGGCCTTGACAGGGTCTTCGAATTGGGCCCCGCATTCAGAGCTGAACATTCGAACACGAACCGCCACGTGACAGAGTTCCTGTCGTTCGATGGGGAGATGGCCTGGATCGACCGCGAAGAGGACATAATGGCGATGATAGAGAAGATCGTCGACCATGTCCTCGTCAATCTGAAGATCAGAGGTAAGAAGTATTTGGACATACTGGGAAAAGAGATAGATGTTCCGAAAAGACCGTATCCCCTCCTCACCTATACAGAATGCCTGAAGATGGTCATTGAGCACGGCCTTCCCCTTAAGGACGGCGACGATCTTGGGACCGAGGGAGAGAAGATAATCGGCGACATAATGGCCGAGAAAGGCAACGAACTTTACTTCATCATCGAATATCCCGAGGAAGCGAAGCCATTCTACATAATGGAAAAGGACGGGACCGCATTATCTTTCTCATTCGATCTCGATTACAAAGGTCAAGAGATATCTTCCGGAGGACAAAGAGAGCACAGATACCCGGAACTCGTCAGAAGGATGGAGAAGAAGGGCCTGAGACCGGAAGACTTCGGGTCCTATCTCGATGCTTTCAAGTACGGTATGCCGCCGCACGGCGGATGGGGCATCGGAGTCGACCGTTTGGTAACGAAGATCTTGGACCTTCCGAACGTCAGGGAAGCTATCTTGTTCCCCAGAGACATCAGCAGACTTACCCCGTAA
- a CDS encoding helicase-related protein: MGYISHPKIVPDKVEERKYQMTLAKDCLNTDTLVVLPTGLGKTIIALYTTAVVLSESKKVLLMAPTKPLVDQHTSVFSELLVDTKIGIMNGLMKAETRQKIVESNELIVSTPQCIANDLENGMYDMDDFGLVIYDEAHRGTGNYAYVTVAAHCTEKSISMGLTASPGSDIKKVEEVCRNLRFVRIEIRTEEDPDVAPYIHDTYVKKIEVNLPKELLDIIDVWKALLDYYFKELKDLRLVKENWPPSRTHMLMIGESVQKRLRRGERSITLYRGLTVQSICMKILHAIELAETQGMSPLRLYMAKLNEDALAPKGNKGGKELVARKEYLEVWNMASESKIEHPKVSKLMSLVSQILNSDTSSKVMVFTQYRDTCDVLIEKLSGIEVAKVGKLIGQSNGGLRQKEQIGILDEFRTGAKNVIVATSVGEEGLDVASTNAVIFYEPVPSEIRTIQRRGRTGRKNDGEVFVLIAKGTMDEVFENSSKKKEDQMRSRLDKLNKELSYLRKEGQWKLGDF, translated from the coding sequence ATGGGCTATATCTCACATCCGAAGATCGTTCCCGATAAAGTGGAAGAAAGAAAGTACCAGATGACCCTGGCAAAGGATTGTCTAAATACGGACACTCTGGTCGTATTGCCTACCGGTCTCGGAAAGACGATAATAGCCCTTTACACAACGGCGGTTGTCCTGAGCGAGAGTAAAAAGGTCCTTTTGATGGCCCCTACGAAACCGTTGGTCGACCAGCACACCTCTGTTTTCTCGGAACTTCTTGTAGACACGAAGATAGGAATAATGAACGGCCTTATGAAAGCGGAAACGAGACAGAAGATCGTTGAGAGCAACGAACTTATCGTCTCGACCCCGCAATGCATCGCCAACGATCTGGAGAATGGGATGTACGACATGGATGATTTCGGTCTGGTGATCTACGACGAAGCTCACAGAGGCACAGGGAACTACGCATACGTCACAGTTGCGGCACACTGCACCGAGAAGAGCATATCCATGGGCCTCACGGCATCTCCCGGAAGCGACATAAAAAAAGTGGAAGAGGTCTGCAGGAACCTCAGGTTCGTGCGTATAGAGATCAGGACCGAAGAAGACCCGGATGTCGCGCCTTACATACACGACACGTATGTCAAAAAGATAGAAGTGAACCTGCCGAAAGAACTTCTGGACATTATCGATGTTTGGAAAGCCCTTCTTGACTATTATTTCAAAGAACTGAAGGACCTAAGACTGGTAAAAGAGAACTGGCCTCCTTCGAGGACCCATATGCTCATGATCGGGGAAAGCGTCCAAAAAAGATTGAGGAGGGGGGAACGTTCCATTACGCTCTACCGCGGACTTACCGTACAGTCGATCTGCATGAAGATACTGCATGCCATAGAGCTTGCGGAGACCCAGGGGATGAGTCCTCTCCGCCTCTATATGGCCAAACTGAACGAGGATGCCCTTGCGCCGAAGGGGAACAAGGGCGGCAAAGAACTCGTTGCGAGAAAGGAATATCTTGAGGTCTGGAACATGGCGTCAGAGAGCAAGATCGAACATCCCAAGGTCTCAAAATTGATGAGCCTTGTGAGCCAGATCCTGAATTCCGATACCTCATCAAAGGTAATGGTCTTCACGCAATACCGCGATACCTGCGATGTTCTGATCGAGAAACTCTCAGGCATAGAGGTAGCAAAGGTAGGCAAACTCATCGGCCAGTCCAACGGAGGTCTGCGGCAGAAAGAGCAGATCGGGATATTAGATGAATTCAGGACCGGCGCGAAGAATGTTATCGTCGCCACTTCGGTGGGAGAGGAGGGACTGGATGTTGCCAGCACGAATGCGGTGATATTCTATGAGCCCGTACCTTCGGAAATAAGAACGATACAGAGACGCGGACGCACCGGAAGGAAGAACGACGGAGAGGTGTTCGTCCTTATAGCCAAAGGCACCATGGATGAGGTCTTTGAGAATTCAAGTAAGAAAAAAGAGGACCAAATGCGTTCAAGACTGGATAAACTGAACAAAGAACTCTCCTATTTAAGAAAAGAAGGGCAGTGGAAACTGGGAGATTTCTAA